One Pseudodesulfovibrio cashew DNA window includes the following coding sequences:
- the yajC gene encoding preprotein translocase subunit YajC yields MFFDSIAYAMAPPTGGDGGAAGGLGGILGGPLPMLVLMFAIFYFLLIRPQQKKQKQHKAMLDALKKGDKVWTNGGILGRITDVDGDNLTVEIAQGVNVVIKRGFVADKDGKPAADEKKK; encoded by the coding sequence ATGTTCTTCGATTCCATAGCCTACGCAATGGCTCCGCCCACCGGCGGCGACGGCGGGGCTGCAGGCGGCCTGGGCGGCATTCTCGGCGGCCCGCTGCCGATGCTCGTCCTGATGTTCGCCATTTTTTACTTCCTTCTCATTCGCCCGCAGCAGAAAAAGCAGAAGCAGCACAAGGCCATGCTCGACGCTCTGAAGAAGGGCGACAAGGTCTGGACCAACGGCGGCATCCTCGGCCGTATCACCGATGTCGACGGCGACAACCTCACTGTCGAGATCGCCCAGGGCGTCAACGTTGTCATCAAGCGCGGTTTTGTCGCCGACAAGGACGGCAAACCCGCAGCAGACGAAAAGAAGAAGTAG
- the secD gene encoding protein translocase subunit SecD produces MQSLRLRIIVTLVVLVLGLAYMLPSVPGVSGSALGKILPGEPVNLGLDLKGGIHLTLGVDMETAMRNNLARLGDDLKSAAREENIFVLRPNILSDSRVEIVLLKADQQKGFEKAVADYTPFDIESVEPMDGSKVKYVLAVQPTYKKEMAKLTLDQAIKTIRNRIDQFGVAEPDIRKQEGNRIQVQLPGLQDPERAIKIIGQTAHLEFKMVDDTADVAKATEGILAPGRELSVVLHRQANGSYTETPIVLKKDAVLTGEYITDAKVQLDSWNQAYVSITFNSRGGAIFANLTGENVNKRMAIVLDGKVYSAPVIQEKITGGRASITGQFTREEARDLAVVLRAGSLPAPVEILEQRTVGPSLGQESIDKGIMSALIGMGMVLGFMIIYYGFAGFVADVVLCLNIMLILGGLVAFGATLTLPGIAGIILTIGMAVDANVIIFERIREELRRGLTVRAAIAEGYGRATLTILDANVTTVIAAIILYQFGTGPIRGFAVTLTLGIITSMFTAIFVSRILFDLYTKNRADNSKLSI; encoded by the coding sequence ATGCAGAGTCTGCGCCTCAGAATCATCGTGACCCTGGTCGTCCTGGTCCTCGGACTGGCATACATGTTGCCGTCCGTCCCCGGCGTTTCCGGGTCCGCGCTCGGCAAAATCCTGCCGGGCGAACCCGTCAATCTCGGCCTTGACCTCAAGGGAGGCATTCACCTCACCCTGGGTGTTGACATGGAAACCGCCATGCGCAACAACCTCGCCCGTCTTGGCGATGATCTCAAATCAGCGGCCCGTGAAGAAAACATTTTTGTCCTGCGCCCCAACATCCTTTCCGATTCCCGCGTGGAGATCGTCCTGCTCAAGGCCGACCAGCAGAAGGGGTTCGAAAAGGCCGTGGCCGATTACACCCCGTTCGACATCGAATCCGTCGAACCCATGGACGGCTCCAAGGTCAAATACGTTCTTGCCGTTCAGCCCACCTATAAAAAGGAAATGGCCAAGCTGACCCTGGATCAGGCCATCAAGACCATCCGCAACCGCATTGACCAGTTCGGAGTGGCCGAACCCGACATCCGCAAGCAGGAGGGTAACCGCATCCAGGTCCAGCTCCCCGGTCTTCAGGACCCGGAGCGAGCCATCAAGATCATCGGCCAGACCGCCCATCTCGAATTCAAGATGGTCGACGACACCGCCGACGTGGCCAAGGCTACCGAAGGTATCCTGGCTCCGGGCCGCGAGCTCTCCGTGGTCCTGCATCGGCAGGCCAACGGCTCCTATACCGAGACCCCCATCGTCCTGAAAAAGGACGCCGTGCTCACCGGTGAATACATCACCGACGCCAAGGTCCAACTCGACAGCTGGAACCAGGCCTACGTTTCCATCACCTTCAATAGCCGGGGCGGCGCCATCTTCGCCAACCTGACCGGTGAAAACGTGAATAAGCGGATGGCCATCGTCCTCGACGGCAAGGTCTATTCCGCACCCGTCATCCAGGAAAAGATCACCGGAGGCCGCGCCTCCATTACCGGCCAGTTCACCCGCGAGGAAGCACGCGACCTGGCCGTGGTCCTGCGCGCAGGTTCGCTCCCTGCTCCGGTTGAAATCCTGGAGCAGCGCACCGTGGGTCCGTCCCTTGGACAGGAATCCATCGATAAGGGCATCATGTCCGCACTCATCGGCATGGGCATGGTCCTGGGCTTCATGATCATCTACTACGGCTTTGCCGGTTTCGTGGCCGACGTGGTGCTCTGTCTGAACATCATGCTCATCCTCGGCGGTCTTGTGGCCTTCGGCGCTACCCTGACGTTGCCGGGTATCGCGGGCATTATCCTGACCATCGGTATGGCGGTGGACGCCAACGTCATCATCTTCGAACGGATACGTGAGGAGTTGCGCAGGGGGTTGACCGTGCGCGCAGCCATTGCCGAAGGATACGGCCGGGCCACCCTGACCATCCTGGACGCCAACGTGACCACGGTCATCGCGGCCATCATCCTCTACCAGTTCGGTACCGGTCCGATCAGGGGTTTTGCCGTCACGCTGACGCTCGGCATCATCACCTCCATGTTCACGGCCATCTTCGTATCGCGCATTCTGTTCGACCTGTACACGAAGAACCGCGCCGACAACTCCAAGCTGAGCATCTAG
- the secF gene encoding protein translocase subunit SecF, which yields MGLQIIKPDTRIDFVGLRKIAFILSAVIILAGLGSLVIKGGPKYGIDFAGGIIVQVKADKAKDVGEIKDAMNGVELPGLVVQTLGLEGDHEYLIRTSSSDISSQDIRNRVNEALTKDLGADGYSIQRLEMVGPKVGADLRAKALEAMFYAVLLIAVYISGRFEQRWTVAGIMAAALGGVIYGVGLTGLDMGWLTVIAMVVTIAMCWYLKLNYALGAVAALIHDVIITVGIFSILGKEFDLTIIAALLTIIGYSLNDTIIVFDRIRENTLANKSNASFGNVINRSVNQTLSRTIMTSLTTLVVVMCLYVLGGSVIHDFALALLIGIVVGTYSSIFVASPILLGFGPGSAAEEVEA from the coding sequence ATGGGACTGCAAATAATCAAACCCGATACCCGAATCGACTTCGTCGGCCTGCGCAAGATCGCCTTCATCCTTTCGGCGGTAATCATCCTCGCCGGGCTCGGCTCCCTTGTGATCAAGGGCGGCCCCAAGTACGGCATCGACTTCGCTGGCGGCATCATCGTCCAGGTCAAAGCCGATAAGGCCAAGGACGTGGGCGAAATCAAGGACGCCATGAACGGCGTCGAATTGCCCGGCCTGGTCGTTCAGACCCTCGGCCTGGAAGGCGACCACGAATACCTGATCCGTACCTCCAGTTCGGATATCTCTTCTCAGGATATCCGCAACCGGGTCAATGAGGCCCTGACCAAGGACCTCGGAGCTGACGGTTACAGCATTCAGCGACTGGAGATGGTCGGCCCCAAGGTGGGCGCAGACCTTCGAGCCAAGGCACTTGAGGCCATGTTCTACGCCGTGTTGCTCATTGCCGTGTACATCTCGGGCCGTTTCGAGCAACGCTGGACCGTGGCCGGAATCATGGCCGCCGCTCTCGGCGGGGTCATTTACGGCGTGGGCCTGACCGGCCTGGACATGGGTTGGCTCACCGTCATTGCCATGGTCGTAACCATCGCCATGTGCTGGTACCTGAAATTGAACTACGCCCTGGGCGCGGTTGCGGCATTGATTCACGACGTGATTATCACCGTGGGCATCTTCTCGATCCTGGGCAAGGAGTTCGACCTGACCATCATCGCCGCGCTCCTGACCATTATCGGTTACTCGCTCAATGACACCATCATCGTCTTTGACCGCATCCGTGAGAATACCCTTGCCAACAAGAGTAACGCCAGCTTTGGCAACGTCATCAACCGCTCGGTCAACCAGACCCTTTCGCGTACGATCATGACCTCGCTGACCACCTTGGTGGTCGTAATGTGTCTGTACGTGCTCGGCGGTTCCGTCATCCACGACTTCGCCCTGGCACTGCTTATCGGCATTGTCGTCGGTACCTACTCCTCCATCTTCGTAGCCAGCCCGATCCTGCTCGGTTTCGGTCCCGGTTCCGCAGCCGAGGAAGTGGAAGCCTGA
- a CDS encoding adenylate kinase gives MNILIFGPNGSGKGTQGNIAKDKYKLDHIESGAIFRKHIGGGTELGMKAKEYINKGELVPDDITIPMVLDVLSGSTEGWLLDGFPRSLVQGEKLWDALQKDGVKLDYVIEIKLPREIAKARIMGRRLCENNPNHPNNVGISAIAPDGDKCRVCGGALSARSDDQDEDAINKRHDIYYDEETGTMAACNFYKDMKDGGFKYIELNGEDTIDAIKDYLISQLD, from the coding sequence ATGAATATTCTGATTTTCGGCCCCAACGGCTCCGGTAAAGGCACCCAGGGCAACATTGCCAAGGACAAGTACAAACTGGACCACATCGAGTCCGGCGCGATCTTCCGCAAGCACATCGGCGGCGGTACCGAACTGGGCATGAAGGCCAAGGAATACATCAACAAGGGCGAGCTCGTTCCTGATGACATCACCATCCCCATGGTTCTCGACGTGCTGTCCGGTTCCACCGAAGGCTGGCTCCTTGACGGTTTCCCCCGCTCCCTGGTTCAGGGCGAAAAGCTCTGGGACGCCCTGCAGAAGGACGGCGTGAAGCTGGATTACGTCATCGAGATCAAGCTGCCCCGCGAGATCGCCAAGGCCCGCATCATGGGTCGCCGTCTCTGTGAGAATAACCCGAACCACCCCAACAATGTCGGCATCTCGGCCATCGCTCCTGACGGTGATAAGTGCCGCGTCTGCGGCGGTGCCCTGTCCGCCCGCTCCGACGACCAGGATGAGGACGCCATCAACAAGCGTCACGACATCTACTACGATGAGGAAACCGGCACCATGGCCGCTTGTAACTTCTACAAGGACATGAAGGACGGCGGTTTCAAGTACATCGAACTCAATGGCGAAGACACCATCGACGCCATCAAGGATTACCTGATCAGCCAGCTTGATTAG
- the tilS gene encoding tRNA lysidine(34) synthetase TilS yields MVSAPRDIPRTLQDLPPKWAHCCLHVEHFLAGELEFDLSGKTVVVAFSGGVDSTALLLILHYLAQKNGSRVVAAHLNHQLRDEADADAQWTAVFCEGLGIAYEQRTVPVAELAARGGVGLEQAGRDARYAFFADILAQHDAHCCALGHHLDDLCEDVLMRLARGTAWPGLAGMSGYDRERRIIRPLLLTSKSVLQRFLTDIGVTWREDATNADPAMTRNRVRHSLLPLFLMENPNFPETVARLWKVGRLDRDYWDKQTTSSGPLLPHSLLKTSHKALRLRLYKASLDEMDGGQALADTLFKLDSAWEERRFGAVFQFPGDKRATITRDGVVFSVFSSRH; encoded by the coding sequence ATGGTCTCCGCGCCCCGCGACATCCCGCGCACCCTGCAGGACCTGCCGCCGAAATGGGCGCATTGCTGTCTTCACGTGGAGCACTTTCTTGCCGGAGAGCTTGAGTTCGACCTTTCCGGAAAGACAGTGGTCGTAGCCTTTTCCGGCGGGGTTGATTCCACCGCCCTGCTCTTGATTCTCCATTACTTGGCCCAGAAGAATGGCAGCCGCGTCGTGGCCGCACATCTCAATCACCAACTCAGAGACGAAGCAGACGCTGACGCACAGTGGACGGCGGTGTTCTGTGAGGGACTGGGCATCGCATATGAACAGCGAACCGTGCCCGTGGCTGAATTGGCTGCAAGGGGCGGTGTCGGCCTTGAGCAGGCCGGACGGGATGCGCGCTATGCGTTTTTCGCGGACATCCTTGCGCAACACGACGCGCACTGCTGTGCTCTGGGACATCATCTGGACGACCTGTGCGAAGATGTGCTCATGCGCCTGGCTCGCGGCACGGCCTGGCCTGGGCTTGCCGGGATGTCCGGGTATGACCGGGAACGCCGGATCATCCGCCCCCTGTTGCTTACATCCAAATCGGTCCTGCAGCGATTCCTGACAGATATCGGCGTTACATGGCGTGAGGACGCCACCAATGCGGACCCTGCAATGACCCGAAACAGGGTGCGCCATTCCCTGCTGCCGCTTTTTCTCATGGAAAATCCCAATTTCCCGGAGACCGTAGCCCGCCTCTGGAAGGTGGGACGCCTTGATCGTGATTATTGGGACAAGCAGACCACCTCCAGCGGCCCCCTGCTTCCCCACTCCCTGCTGAAGACGAGTCACAAGGCCCTGCGACTCCGCCTGTACAAGGCTTCTCTGGATGAGATGGACGGGGGCCAGGCTCTGGCCGACACCCTATTCAAGCTGGACTCGGCCTGGGAAGAGCGCAGGTTTGGCGCGGTATTCCAGTTCCCCGGCGACAAGCGGGCTACCATCACCAGGGACGGCGTGGTTTTCTCTGTTTTCTCCTCCAGGCATTGA
- the hemA gene encoding glutamyl-tRNA reductase, with protein MNRNIILIGLNHRTAGVDIREKFALTDVENFEKGLMAHCPVQECMCLSTCNRVEIVVIGQRAPQHEILDSVIQYWAGICKGDPALLVDNTYRHAGLDAVKHLFTVASSLDSMVMGEPQILGQLKDAYRKAVDEGTAKTIINRLLHKSFSVAKRVRTETAIASSAVSISFAAVELAKKIFGNLQGTRAMLVGAGEMAELAATHLLQNGVQDIIIANRTLSRARELAQSLGGEPIQIENMTDRLHEVDIVISSTGSPVAVIKAKDVKSVLRKRKNKPMFFIDIAVPRDIDPDVNQLDNVYLYDIDDLNEVVEDNMAQRQEEANKARAVVDMETETFSNWLHSLSIQPTIVDLVDKNEEIAMRELGKTLKRIGPVDQRTRDALETLVLSVGRKCLHEPICFLKRRTQEEGSAERFIDLARRMFNLDDENVPDTAHLDRKSGSCSPEDIEQLIDTSKNKEQ; from the coding sequence ATGAACAGGAATATCATACTCATAGGACTCAACCACCGCACCGCTGGCGTGGACATTCGCGAAAAGTTCGCCCTGACCGATGTGGAGAATTTCGAGAAAGGGCTGATGGCCCACTGTCCCGTACAGGAATGTATGTGCCTTTCCACCTGCAATCGGGTGGAGATCGTTGTTATCGGACAGCGCGCTCCCCAGCATGAAATCCTGGACTCCGTAATTCAATACTGGGCCGGCATCTGCAAGGGCGATCCCGCGCTGCTGGTGGACAACACCTATCGGCATGCCGGACTGGACGCCGTCAAGCACCTGTTCACCGTGGCCAGCTCGCTGGATTCCATGGTGATGGGCGAGCCCCAGATTCTCGGCCAACTCAAGGACGCCTACCGTAAAGCTGTAGATGAAGGGACGGCCAAGACCATCATCAACCGACTGTTGCACAAGTCCTTTTCCGTGGCCAAGCGGGTTCGCACCGAAACGGCCATCGCCTCCAGCGCCGTGTCCATCAGCTTCGCCGCAGTGGAATTGGCCAAAAAGATTTTCGGCAACCTGCAGGGCACCCGGGCCATGCTCGTCGGAGCCGGTGAAATGGCCGAATTGGCCGCCACCCACCTGCTGCAGAACGGCGTTCAGGACATCATCATCGCCAACCGCACCCTCTCCCGCGCCAGAGAGTTGGCCCAGTCCCTTGGTGGCGAACCTATCCAGATCGAGAACATGACGGATAGGCTGCACGAAGTGGACATCGTGATTAGTTCCACCGGGTCGCCCGTGGCCGTGATCAAGGCCAAGGACGTCAAGTCCGTGCTCAGGAAGCGCAAGAACAAGCCGATGTTTTTCATCGATATCGCCGTGCCCCGCGACATCGACCCGGACGTCAACCAGTTGGATAACGTTTACCTCTACGACATCGACGACCTCAACGAGGTGGTCGAGGACAACATGGCCCAACGCCAGGAAGAGGCCAACAAGGCCCGCGCCGTTGTCGACATGGAGACGGAGACCTTCAGCAATTGGCTGCATTCCCTCAGTATCCAGCCCACCATCGTTGATCTCGTCGACAAGAACGAGGAAATAGCCATGCGCGAGTTGGGCAAGACACTCAAACGTATCGGCCCAGTGGATCAGCGTACGCGTGACGCGCTGGAGACTCTGGTCCTCTCCGTGGGGCGGAAATGTCTGCATGAGCCCATCTGCTTCCTAAAGAGGCGTACCCAGGAAGAAGGTTCTGCGGAACGATTCATTGACCTGGCCCGGCGCATGTTCAACCTGGACGACGAAAATGTGCCGGATACAGCGCACCTGGACCGCAAGTCCGGCAGTTGCTCCCCGGAAGACATCGAACAGTTGATCGACACGTCAAAAAACAAGGAACAATAA